TTTGGTAAAGGATGAATCACTTGATAATTTTTATACGACAGAGTTAAAATCAGAAGAATCAATAATGATTCAAGAAGCAGCGTCGCAATTTTTAGAAACGGAAATAGCACCAAATATGGAGGAATTAGAGTCTATTAATGGAATAGATAAAACTCCAGAATTACTTAAAAAGTGTGGTGAGTTAGGTTTTCTGAGTTTAGAAGTTTCTGAAGAGTATGATGGAGTCAATTTATCTTTAAAAGATGTACTTCACTTTGTAGAATCAATGAGTAAAGGATATTCATTTGGAGGAGCCTTAGGAGTACAAACAAGTATTGGTATTGCTCCAGTGTTATTATATGGAAGTGATTTTTTAAAAGAACATTATATTTCAAAAATGACTGATGGAACGTTTATTTCAGCCTTTGCACTAACAGAACCAAATGCAGGAAGTGATGCGAATGCCGGTAAAACAAAAGCTACGATTAATAATAATGGAGACTATATAATCAATGGTCAGAAAGCTTGGATTTCAAATGCAGGAATTGCTAATATGTTTATTGTGTTTGCAAAAATTGAAGACGACAAGAACTTATCGGCCTTTGTTGTAGATAAAAACTTCGGAGGAATCAGTTTTGGTCCAGAAGAAAAGAAAATGGGATTATCAGGTTGGAGTACAAGGCAAGTATTTTTTGAAAATACAATCGTTCCATCAACCCATTTATTAGGAGAACGAAACAAGGGGCTTAAAATAGCCTTAAATACTTTAAACACTGGGCGAATTAAACTAGCAGCTTCTTGTTTAGGAATAGGTAAATTGGCATTGGAACACAGTGTAAATTATGCAATAGAAAGAGAACAATTCGGTAAATCAATACTCGAATTTGGTGCTATGAAAGATAAAATAGCAAAAATGACAAGTAAAATTTTCACCAATGAAGCTATCGTTTATAGAGTAGCCAATGCTATAGATACAAATTGTGAAGTGCTGTCTAAAACCATGTCTTTTTCAGAAGCAAAAATAGAAGCTTTAAAAGAATTTAGTATTGAGTGTGCCATTGCTAAGGTTTTTGGTTCAGAAATACAAGATTTTATTGTAGATGAGAGTATTCAAATATATGGAGGAATGGGGTTCTCTGCAGAATCTCCTGTAGAAAGATTGTACAGAGGAGCACGTATTAGTAGAATTTTTGAAGGAACTAATGAAATTAATAGACTTGTTATAATCAAAGAGTTCCTTAAAAAAGGAATGAAGGGAGAAATAGATTTCTTTACACCATATACGCAGTTAATGTCTGTGCTTTCTGAGCCTATCGATTCTTTTTCAGAAGATAGTATTGAAAGATATGAACAGGTAGTATCCAACTTAAGAAGTTTATGTGTTGTTACTACAGGAGTATGTGCGCAGCAATACATGACGCAACTAGCGGAAGAACAAGAAATAGCAATGCTTATTTCTGATATGTTGATTACAATTTACGCTTTAGAAAGTGTAGTACTTCGTATGAAGAAGCTGAAAGAAATAGGAAAGTTTGATAATTCTATTCATAATGCACTATTAAAAACAATTGGTTTTGATTCATTTAATTCACTTGAAAATACGATTAAGAATTTAGTAGTTTCTTTCGATAAAGAAGAAGATGCTGAGGTTATCTTACAAGCATTTGCAAAATATGGGCAAATACCACATAGTAATGTGAAAGAAGCCCGAAGAGAGATTTGCGCTCACATAGAAGAGGCAAAAGGAATATATAACTTGAGTAATTAAGACTTATGTATACTGA
The sequence above is a segment of the Tenacibaculum sp. 190130A14a genome. Coding sequences within it:
- a CDS encoding acyl-CoA dehydrogenase family protein, with amino-acid sequence MSTEAITLNIGGSFLVKDESLDNFYTTELKSEESIMIQEAASQFLETEIAPNMEELESINGIDKTPELLKKCGELGFLSLEVSEEYDGVNLSLKDVLHFVESMSKGYSFGGALGVQTSIGIAPVLLYGSDFLKEHYISKMTDGTFISAFALTEPNAGSDANAGKTKATINNNGDYIINGQKAWISNAGIANMFIVFAKIEDDKNLSAFVVDKNFGGISFGPEEKKMGLSGWSTRQVFFENTIVPSTHLLGERNKGLKIALNTLNTGRIKLAASCLGIGKLALEHSVNYAIEREQFGKSILEFGAMKDKIAKMTSKIFTNEAIVYRVANAIDTNCEVLSKTMSFSEAKIEALKEFSIECAIAKVFGSEIQDFIVDESIQIYGGMGFSAESPVERLYRGARISRIFEGTNEINRLVIIKEFLKKGMKGEIDFFTPYTQLMSVLSEPIDSFSEDSIERYEQVVSNLRSLCVVTTGVCAQQYMTQLAEEQEIAMLISDMLITIYALESVVLRMKKLKEIGKFDNSIHNALLKTIGFDSFNSLENTIKNLVVSFDKEEDAEVILQAFAKYGQIPHSNVKEARREICAHIEEAKGIYNLSN